Proteins found in one Gigantopelta aegis isolate Gae_Host chromosome 12, Gae_host_genome, whole genome shotgun sequence genomic segment:
- the LOC121386133 gene encoding uncharacterized protein LOC121386133, whose product MVDFNSVTSEDLNIKLRKFYAEAQPKDKVKRENVMSAGQAVEYHKNTLKNIRAALNRHLHDIGIGQDVDIVKDKQFKTSDMLDSKLKFNVKEGISRSTKHKQIIVPADLEKISTFLNESSNPVILRFRNWLNLSVHFVSRGLEFHQQLNLKSFKFSKDENNCEYVTIVHETKQKNHQGGVDSVEAPTDKRMYATNDTYCPVEALRSLIAKTRPDAKSLFNNCSKDALNSPNTEPVWYTTIPVKQYQFTRFMADISRQSKTNTVCTAHCLRATSIQAMSDAGFEMRHIMFMSGHRSESAV is encoded by the coding sequence ATGGTTGattttaattctgttaccagTGAAGATCTGAATATTAAATTACGAAAATTCTACGCTGAAGCACAACCGAAAGATAAAGTTAAACGCGAAAATGTTATGTCTGCGGGCCAAGCTGTGGAATATCACAAAAATACCCTGAAAAATATACGTGCCGCACTAAACCGCCATCTGCATGACATAGGTATAGGTCAAGATGTTGACATAGTGAAAGATAAACAATTCAAAACATCCGACATGCTGGACAGCAAACTGAAATTCAATGTAAAGGAAGGCATTTCGCGAagcacaaaacacaaacaaataatagtACCAGCTGACCTAGAGAAAATAAGTACCTTTCTCAATGAAAGCTCAAACCCAGTGATCTTACGTTTTAGAAATTGGTTAAATTTATCGGTCCACTTCGTCAGTCGAGGATTAGAATTCCACCAACAACTGAATTTAAAATCTTTCAAATTTTCAAAAGATGAAAATAACTGTGAATATGTAACGATTGTccacgaaacaaaacaaaagaaccaCCAAGGTGGTGTTGATAGCGTGGAAGCACCTACTGACAAACGGATGTATGCAACTAACGATACTTACTGTCCAGTTGAAGCACTTCGTTCGTTAATTGCAAAAACTCGCCCAGATGCCAAATCTCTATTTAATAATTGCTCAAAGGATGCCTTAAATTCTCCAAATACTGAACCTGTCTGGTACACCACAATTCCGGTGAAACAATACCAGTTTACTCGCTTCATGGCCGATATTAGCAGGCAGTCAAAAACTAACACAGTATGCACAGCACACTGCTTGCGAGCAACAAGCATACAGGCAATGAGTGATGCTGGCTTTGAAATGAGGCACATCATGTTTATGAGTGGGCATCGAAGTGAATCTGCTGTTTGA